In the genome of Amphiura filiformis chromosome 4, Afil_fr2py, whole genome shotgun sequence, one region contains:
- the LOC140151290 gene encoding melatonin receptor type 1B-B-like, producing the protein MLGYLVVVIAVAALGIFGNILVLATLVIDEKLRVLNNLFIGNLAVADLFIAGVIHPFTAVGIIGGREYLFFQDNGDISYLCEFLASFCIISCSASVLSIGAVAVNRYVYICHNRSYSKIYTPRTIPLMVVGIWIVGVLIDLPTYLGFGDHVFHERISSCFFDPLHTEYKIFFVIIGIFSPVALAVYCYVRILALVYMSKRRLQKRMRTSSSVSIKSGNTAVKAADVRLLKTIAAMGILAVIIYTPFAITLLVDHGQISRTVWMFSNGLMHSFSCINWLIYAATNNRIRDGFALVYRKHLCRRLCFKQSRDIDSTPADATGDGTSGRFSGTAATSSGLATDDCKYPGIIDTYDLPKLDQKTPGDDGFSGPIETSFGKSENRDEDRDNLGTEDVHGVLNKMPDKSGDDTGTDNPILSGTDNPNLLSSEGLSYQGPVAV; encoded by the coding sequence ATGTTAGGATATCTGGTAGTGGTGATCGCAGTGGCTGCACTTGGCATCTTCGGTAATATCTTAGTCCTCGCTACCCTCGTGATTGATGAGAAGCTACGCGTCTTGAACAACCTGTTCATTGGCAACCTAGCTGTGGCAGATCTATTCATTGCTGGTGTTATCCATCCATTTACCGCAGTCGGTATCATAGGAGGACGAGAATACTTGTTTTTCCAAGACAATGGTGACATATCTTATCTCTGCGAATTCTTAGCGTCTTTTTGCATCATAAGCTGTTCCGCCTCTGTTCTCAGCATCGGTGCTGTTGCAGTAAATCGTTATGTCTATATTTGCCATAATCGGAGTTACAGTAAGATATACACTCCTCGGACAATCCCGTTGATGGTCGTTGGTATTTGGATTGTTGGTGTCCTGATAGACCTGCCGACATATTTGGGTTTTGGCGACCACGTCTTTCACGAGCGCATTTCGTCGTGTTTTTTCGATCCGCTTCATACCGAATATAAGATCTTCTTCGTTATCATCGGGATTTTCTCTCCTGTTGCGTTGGCCGTGTACTGTTACGTCCGAATTCTCGCACTTGTGTATATGAGCAAACGTCGACTTCAAAAACGTATGAGAACATCTTCGTCGGTAAGCATCAAAAGTGGTAACACCGCTGTCAAAGCTGCTGACGTGAGATTGCTGAAGACTATTGCTGCAATGGGCATTCTGGCCGTGATTATCTACACTCCCTTTGCCATTACTTTGCTTGTTGATCATGGACAGATATCACGGACAGTCTGGATGTTTTCAAACGGACTTATGCATAGCTTCAGCTGCATCAATTGGCTGATTTATGCTGCCACAAATAACAGGATCCGCGACGGTTTTGCCTTGGTCTATAGGAAGCACCTATGTCGCCGTCTGTGCTTCAAACAATCGAGAGACATTGATTCGACGCCAGCAGATGCAACTGGAGACGGTACGAGTGGTAGATTTTCGGGAACAGCCGCTACATCTAGTGGGCTCGCTACCGACGACTGTAAATACCCGGGAATTATCGATACATATGATTTACCTAAACTTGACCAGAAAACGCCAGGAGACGATGGATTCTCAGGACCGATCGAAACATCGTTCGGCAAATCGGAAAACAGAGATGAAGATCGCGATAATTTGGGAACAGAAGATGTGCATGGCGTCCTCAACAAGATGCCTGACAAATCTGGAGATGATACAGGAACAGATAATCCCATCTTATCGGGAACAGATAATCCCAACTTGTTATCATCAGAGGGATTATCATATCAAGGACCTGTAGCTGTATAA